The DNA window TCGTCGCGACGTACGCGCTCGGGCTCTCTGGACTCATCGCCTCGACCGGCGCGGCGCTCGTCGCTCACTACCTCGACCTCGCGCGTCAGGCGGAGACGGTTCATATCGACGGCGAGGACGACGAAGAAGACGAACTCTCCGACGCCGACGTCCGGCGGGATATCGACGAGGCGATGGAAGATGTCGAACTCTCGTGGGGTGGCGTCCAGAAAACCGAGCACAAGCGACTGAACTTCTCGAGTGACGATTTCGAGGACGTCTCGGTCGATACGGACGTCGGAACGAAGACCGCACGCTCGAGTGGTGTCGACGCGCAGGTTGCAGGTCTGAAGGGACTGAAAGGCGGCGAAACGAAGACGACGACCTCGAGTTCGACGGTCGACGACCAGACGTCGAAGTTGAAGGAACTTCGCGAGCAAAAGCGCAACGAAGAACTGGCAACGGCCGAGAACGAGGGATCGGCGATCTCCGGACTACTCGATCGGCTTCGAGGCCTCCTTACCCGCAGGTAATCATCTGATACTGGCGGTAATTGCCGCTTATAATTCACACGTTGAGATGTAAGAAATTCACATAGATTTATATTCCGTCGGCCGCCTTGCCCAACTATGGCGAAAGGCCTAGACGTTGGGACGATGAACATCCTGTCAGCACAGCAGGATGGGAACGACACGGTTTTCGTGCAACAGCGCAACTCATTCGTAGAGATCGAATACTCGGATATGGCCGAGCAAATGCTCTCGCGAAGTGAAGTACTCCACATTCGCAAAGACGACAAGGTGTACGTCGTTGGTGACGACGCCCTTAACTTTGCGAACATTTTCAACAAGGAGACACGCCGCCCGATGAAACACGGGATTCTCTCGAACGACGAGAAGAGTGCGATTCCGATGATGAAGCTCATCATCGAACAGGTCGTCGGCGAGCCAGCCTATCCTGACGAGAAACTGTACTTCTCCTCGCCCGCAGATCCGATCGACTCGGATCTCTCGACGCTGTATCACCAGAAAACGATCGAGTCGTTCCTCAACGACATGGGATACGACTCCGAACCAATCAACGAAGGGATGTCCGTCATCTACTCCGAACTCGCGGACAACAACTTCACCGGCCTCGGCATCTCCTTCGGTGCCGGGATGACGAACGTCTGTCTGGCGTACTACGCAGTGCCAGTCATGAAGTTCTCCGTCGCTCGTGGTGGCGACTGGGTCGACGAACAGGCCGCCCGCGCGACGGGCACGCCCGTCGACAAGGTCACCTCCATCAAGGAAGACGACTTCGAACTCGACTTCACGACCGACGTTGGTGGCGTCGAAGGTGCACTCTCGATTTACTACGAGAACCTGCTCGACTACGTCATCGAGAACATCGTCAAAGAAGTCGACGACGAAGACGTCGAAGAGGGACTGGACGTCCCCGTCGTCGTCACGGGCGGAACCTCGAGTCCGAGTGGCTTCGAGGACCTCTTCCGTGACCACCTCGAGGACGCGAACATTCCGTTCTCGATTCGGGACGTCTCCCACGCGAACGAACCCCTCTACAGCGTCGCCCGTGGTGGCCTCGTGGCCGCCCGTTCCGACGAAGACGTCGACCACGACGGCGGAGACGACGACGCAGAAGAAGCAGAAGCGGCTGCCGAATAAGGGTCGCTGCAGTTTTTCTTTGGAGCAAAGTTCCTCGCAAGTGAATACTCTCGCGGTAGGTTACACCGTCGAACGACTACCAGTTGCACACCGTCAAACGACTGCCTAGACAGTCACGGGCGCGTCTCGACAGTTCGGTTACTGATCGTAAAATCGGTGGAACGCGTCTCGCCAGGACTCCGGTTCCTCTCCCTCGGGGATGTGATCGACCGGGACGTCCGCAAACTCACAGTGTGGACACGACACCGTCGAGACGTCACCCAACGAGAGTTCCTCTAACGCCCCCTCACAGCGTGGACACTCCATACCTGCACGTCACACGGATTATCCTTAACTCTATTCGAACATACCAACTTCAATATGTTTCACGTTACTCGACAATCGGGTCGTCAGATGGGCTATCAGAAGACGTTCCGTCGACGGTCGAACATCTCCCTGCCGGTCCCAATTCCGAGGGGGCTATCACGCTCGAGTCCGAATCGATTCGCATGTCCGGCCCGTCGCGCCGATCGCTCGCTCGAGCACTCGAGACGCTCGACGATTTTGCCGAGCCATCCGTCGAACTCGAGCAGTACCTCACGCCCCCCGAGATTGCCGCCCACGTCTGTCATCAGGCCCAACTCTCCGGGGATCTCGAGGGGTGGGTCGTCGATTTAGGCACCGGAACGGGAATGTTCGCGATCGCGGCGTCGCTTTCGGGAGCCAAGCGCGTGGTCGGTATCGACGTCGATCCCGACGCGCTCGCCGTTGCACGGTCGAACGCAGCCAGAATCGAAGCCGCGGGAGAATCGGGGTTCCTCGAGTGGGTTCGTGCTGACGCCACGCAACCACCCGTGTCGGAACCTGTGGGCGATGCTACGGTCACGGTCTTCTCGAATCCACCGTTCGGCGCACAACGGGGAAATCGCCACGCAGATCGGGCGTTTCTCGAGACGGCTCGGTCGATCGCCGACGTCTCGTATACGATCCACAACGAGGGGAGTCAGTCGTTCGTCGAGTCGTTCGCGGCGGACGAGGGCGGCGACGTCACGCACGCGTTTCGCGCGGAGTTCCCGATCGAACAGCGATTCGAGTTTCATACCGAAGGCGAGCGAACGCTCGAGGCGGAAGTGTTCCGGATCGAGTGGGCGTGAGCCGGAACGACCCCACGGGCAGGGTTGTCCCGCGAACAGGGTTGGTCCCACGAGGAGGGACGACAGGCGACCAGTGACTGGCGGTGACGCGGGCGTCACTCGAGGTGCTCGAGTCGAGCGTAACGAGCGCCACGCCAGCCGGTGACGAGGGCGACGACCGTTCCGAGGGCAATCGAGAGAGTGAGTCCGAGGAGGTACACCTCAGGTGGGGTTCGCAGTAATTCGTCGAAGCCGACGATTGACGCCGAGAGGTGGTTGAGTCCCGCGGCGAACAGGGGAGTCAACGCGAGCCCGAACACGCCACCGACGAGGCTGATGAGGAACCCCTGGACGGCGATGGTTCCAGCGAGTACCCACCGAGAGAGGCCGATTGCTCGCAGTGCAGCGAGTTCGTCGCGTTGCTGGTAGGCAACCAGCGCGAAGAGATTAACCGTCAAGACGATTCCGCCGACGAGCGCGAGGCCGACCAGCGTCGTGCCGCTCGCGATGACGAGCGGTCGCTCTTCGATCATTGCCCCGACCTGCTCGTCGTTGGCTCGAACGTCGTACTCCGGATAGTCGTCGTCCAGTTCGGCTGCGACGGCGTTTGGATCCTCACCGTCGGCGACGCTCGCGGTGATGAACGTCGCTCGATCGGTTCCGGCCGTTCCGCCGAGGGCCTGGAGATCACCCAACGGAATCGCTTCGGTGTCCGACCCGAGGAATTGCGAATAGTACTCGGCGATTCCGACGACGGTGAACTCGTAGTTCGGTGCCGACTCTCGAGCCGTCCCGACGTAGACCGTCTCACCGACCGATACGTCGTGTTCCTCGGCAGTATCGGGATCGAGGACGATCTCTTCGACGTCCGGGTCGGTTGGCCGTTCGTCGGCAACCCCATCACCGTCGGACGCGTTCGTGTCGGTTTCGAACCCTTCCCCCTCCTCGAAGCCAAACCCGTCGTGGGTCTCGTGGACGCCGACGGCCGACGTTCGCTCGAGGTCGTCCGGTGACGTTCCGATGTAGACGTCGTGCATCGCGAGCGGTGCGGCGGAGCTGACGTCCTCACGCTCGCTTACCTCTGCAGACACGGTGTGTGCGCCGACGATCGGGTTTTCGGTGCCGCTGGCTGACGGGTCGATCGGATCGCTCGAGATCCAGATGTCCCGACTGGAGCTGTCGAGGCCGTCCTCTCCCGTTTCGACGACGCCGACGCCGAGGCTGGCGAGAAGCGTCACCGACAGGACCGCGAGCGCGACGGCGAATACGGTGAGGACAGTTCGTCCGGGCGAGCGCCGAAGCTGCGAGACGGCTAGCCCGACCACCGCCCGCAGTCGTCTGCCGGCCCGACGGAGCCTCACCGTCCCACCTCCTCGAGGACGGAGGTGCGCGCGGCGACTGCGAGCGGGTAGGGAATCGCGACGAGCCCTGAGACGAGGGCGACGCCGAGTGCGTAGGGAACGAGTATTGGGTGAACGATGGCGACGGCACTGGGGGCAATCGTCGCGGTGGCGATTGTGTTGACGAGCGCGATGCCACCGATGCCGAGGACGATGCCGACGAGTGCACCGACGATCGTCGTCAGCATTGTCGAGACAGCGACGATCGAGAGGCGACTCCGCGTGGGGTAGCCAACGGCCTCGAGAACGGCGAGCGTCCGCCTCTCTTCGGTGACGGTCATCCCGGCGGTCGTGGCGACGAAGGAGGCACAGATTGCGATCCCGATGACGAACGTGAGCACGCTCGTCGCGAACGCGAGTCCGTCGCTGAACAGTGCAGACGGGTCGGTTCCGTCGTGGGTTTCGACCGCCGCGTCGGGATACTCGTCGTCAGCAGCGGACGCCGCTGCATCGTCGTCGCCCCACACCAGGACCTGATCTGCCAGTTGGTCGTCGTCGGCACCCGAGAGCGTCTGCAACTGCTCGAGGTCGACGAGTGCGACCGGCGTTTCGTCGTCGGTCGATTGGACGTCAGTCGCCGTCATCGAAGGGGCTGGAACGTCCGCTGGGACGTGAGAGGGGCCAACGGTAATGTCGTCGTCGGGCGCTGCATCCAGTCGGTCTGCAGCCGGTTCGGAGAGGACGATGGTGTCATCCTGTGAGACGGCGTCCGATTCGTTGTCGCCACCGTCGTCACCCCCCGCTAACTGGGCCGTCGAGAGTCCGCCGACGGTTCGATGTTCGTCGTCTGCATCGACACCGACGAGAAGGACCGTCTCGGATTCGCCGTCACTCGGGGACTCGAGTTCGACCGGTTCGATGAGGACGGGTGAGGCGTGATCGACACCGTCGGATTCGCGAATCGTCTCCGCCCGATCGTTCGTCTCACCGAGGCGAGGCCCCTCGACGCCGTCGACGGCCGACAGCGTGCCGCTCTCCTCGGGGACGATCTGTACGTCGGCATCGGCGTCGTCGACAGCGCCGCCATCGGCGAGTCCGAGTGCGACGCCGGTCACGACGACGAGCAGGGCGATCGTGAGGGCGACGGCACAGACGGTCGCGAGGACCCGACTCGACTTGGTTCGGACGGT is part of the Natronorubrum sediminis genome and encodes:
- a CDS encoding METTL5 family protein, which encodes MSGPSRRSLARALETLDDFAEPSVELEQYLTPPEIAAHVCHQAQLSGDLEGWVVDLGTGTGMFAIAASLSGAKRVVGIDVDPDALAVARSNAARIEAAGESGFLEWVRADATQPPVSEPVGDATVTVFSNPPFGAQRGNRHADRAFLETARSIADVSYTIHNEGSQSFVESFAADEGGDVTHAFRAEFPIEQRFEFHTEGERTLEAEVFRIEWA
- a CDS encoding ABC transporter permease, which gives rise to MRLRRAGRRLRAVVGLAVSQLRRSPGRTVLTVFAVALAVLSVTLLASLGVGVVETGEDGLDSSSRDIWISSDPIDPSASGTENPIVGAHTVSAEVSEREDVSSAAPLAMHDVYIGTSPDDLERTSAVGVHETHDGFGFEEGEGFETDTNASDGDGVADERPTDPDVEEIVLDPDTAEEHDVSVGETVYVGTARESAPNYEFTVVGIAEYYSQFLGSDTEAIPLGDLQALGGTAGTDRATFITASVADGEDPNAVAAELDDDYPEYDVRANDEQVGAMIEERPLVIASGTTLVGLALVGGIVLTVNLFALVAYQQRDELAALRAIGLSRWVLAGTIAVQGFLISLVGGVFGLALTPLFAAGLNHLSASIVGFDELLRTPPEVYLLGLTLSIALGTVVALVTGWRGARYARLEHLE
- a CDS encoding DUF7139 domain-containing protein is translated as MPAEQPADGYLFDLYRRYIGEPEERTDVYVGFGLFFGGIGIAVTALVLFLWGSTHEVHTLDSAYYDWIQSAYALGMLSLPAMMLGIVVLLPAERKVLYTSVVGAVITIGAVIGFVYAYPMHWNFVREVDYTIEVVATYALGLSGLIASTGAALVAHYLDLARQAETVHIDGEDDEEDELSDADVRRDIDEAMEDVELSWGGVQKTEHKRLNFSSDDFEDVSVDTDVGTKTARSSGVDAQVAGLKGLKGGETKTTTSSSTVDDQTSKLKELREQKRNEELATAENEGSAISGLLDRLRGLLTRR
- a CDS encoding ABC transporter permease, encoding MAADDAFESNEDGTRRSRWRGILGVSVTRLWKRTVRTKSSRVLATVCAVALTIALLVVVTGVALGLADGGAVDDADADVQIVPEESGTLSAVDGVEGPRLGETNDRAETIRESDGVDHASPVLIEPVELESPSDGESETVLLVGVDADDEHRTVGGLSTAQLAGGDDGGDNESDAVSQDDTIVLSEPAADRLDAAPDDDITVGPSHVPADVPAPSMTATDVQSTDDETPVALVDLEQLQTLSGADDDQLADQVLVWGDDDAAASAADDEYPDAAVETHDGTDPSALFSDGLAFATSVLTFVIGIAICASFVATTAGMTVTEERRTLAVLEAVGYPTRSRLSIVAVSTMLTTIVGALVGIVLGIGGIALVNTIATATIAPSAVAIVHPILVPYALGVALVSGLVAIPYPLAVAARTSVLEEVGR
- a CDS encoding cell division protein FtsA is translated as MAKGLDVGTMNILSAQQDGNDTVFVQQRNSFVEIEYSDMAEQMLSRSEVLHIRKDDKVYVVGDDALNFANIFNKETRRPMKHGILSNDEKSAIPMMKLIIEQVVGEPAYPDEKLYFSSPADPIDSDLSTLYHQKTIESFLNDMGYDSEPINEGMSVIYSELADNNFTGLGISFGAGMTNVCLAYYAVPVMKFSVARGGDWVDEQAARATGTPVDKVTSIKEDDFELDFTTDVGGVEGALSIYYENLLDYVIENIVKEVDDEDVEEGLDVPVVVTGGTSSPSGFEDLFRDHLEDANIPFSIRDVSHANEPLYSVARGGLVAARSDEDVDHDGGDDDAEEAEAAAE
- a CDS encoding zinc finger domain-containing protein, whose amino-acid sequence is MECPRCEGALEELSLGDVSTVSCPHCEFADVPVDHIPEGEEPESWRDAFHRFYDQ